In Chryseobacterium sp. C-71, the genomic window AAAACACTGAAGCATCTTGAAATTTTTCACCTTCCACATTCAGTTCTTCCTCATTAAAAGATTTTCCGCTCCAAAACATGAGACGGATTCCTTTTTTCTGTTTGCTGTAACCAACGATTGGATTTCCTTCTAAAAACCAGACGGGATGTGCATGCCAGATTTTATTTTCCGAATCTCTTAATTCTAAGTCAATAATTTTTGAAAGTAAAGCACAGATTTCCTGATCTGAATCAGATTGCTTTTCGTTGTAATCAAGAATATCCGGATTGATCATGATTTATTGATTAGTATTATTTAACATCGGTACAAATTTATATGCACCAAACTCTTCTTTTTCAATTTCAGTAGGTGAAATTTTTGTAAATCTGTATAAAACCTGCTCGTCCGTAGGACCTAATGGAATGACCATTTTTCCGCCAACTTTTAATTGTTTTAATAATTCTGTCGGTAAAACTGCAGCTCCGCAAGTCACAATGATTTTATCAAAAGGCGCAAAAGTCGGAAGCCCGGCAAAGCCATCCCCAAAACTCTGAAACTTTGGATACAAATGCAATTCTCTGAATTTCTTTTTAGAATAATCAAACAAATCTTTCTGCCTCTCAATCGTATACACCAAACCTTTCATAGCTAATAAAACGGCAGTCTGATAACCGCAACCAGTACCAATTTCAAGAACTTTTT contains:
- a CDS encoding protein-L-isoaspartate(D-aspartate) O-methyltransferase, whose product is MTHDSFVHKGKRRNLINYLRQQIGISDENVLSAMNEIPRHLFIESIFEDFAYEDRAFPILAHQTISHPSTVAEQSELLQLKQGEKVLEIGTGCGYQTAVLLAMKGLVYTIERQKDLFDYSKKKFRELHLYPKFQSFGDGFAGLPTFAPFDKIIVTCGAAVLPTELLKQLKVGGKMVIPLGPTDEQVLYRFTKISPTEIEKEEFGAYKFVPMLNNTNQ
- a CDS encoding DUF1801 domain-containing protein → MINPDILDYNEKQSDSDQEICALLSKIIDLELRDSENKIWHAHPVWFLEGNPIVGYSKQKKGIRLMFWSGKSFNEEELNVEGEKFQDASVFFNDKTEIDEVDLKRWLGKSTEIQWDYKNIVKRKGELVRLK